Proteins from a genomic interval of Candidatus Kuenenbacteria bacterium HGW-Kuenenbacteria-1:
- the mgtA gene encoding magnesium-translocating P-type ATPase, which translates to MQNNSQKNNINNNAEYFSVSSLADIFQKLQTSKNGLTEDEAKLRLTKYGLNKISENKEINIALEFLSHFKSPLIIILLIAATISAYFKETTNAVIIFIMVLASVILDFFEEHSANNAAKKLKEKVSATATVIRFGNKKEIKTSEVCLGDIIFLSSGDLVPADARIIEADDFFVNQSSLTGESFPCEKMPDAVPIDQTNLQNNLVFSSSNVISGTALAIVFNIGQNTEFGKIAKNVLKKDEKSDFELGVTKFGFLIMKVIFFLVLLIMLFNSLIRQDILGSFIFAVAIAVGVTPELLPMIMSIAMARGSQKMAKIGVIVKRLSAIPDFGSMNILCADKTGTLTEDKIELVTYTDIFGVHNEQVFLYTYLNSFHQTGVKNPLDKAVMEYKNTNINNYQKVEEIPFDFTRKMLSIAVVGPEGRTLITKGAPEEIIKKCDYYFENNEKSLLTEKYKNIAVDYYHKLSAEGYRVLAVATKSQLSPKDKYTHLDEEKLELLGFVSFLDPAKKDLAPVLEQIKKYGIEVKVITGDNELVTQKICNDVELKIKGILLGSDIDGFSNGALLAKIKNTTIFARFSPDQKSRVINILRKNGDVIGYLGDGINDAPSLKAADVGISVNNAVDIAKESADIILTKKHLQPIIEGVIEGRRSFGNTMKYIMMGLSSNFGNMFSVLGAIFFIPFLPMLPIQILLNNFIYDISQVTIPTDKVDNEWVEKPRKWDLSFIKKFMYAFGPISSIFDFLTFFLLFFVFKLGESAFQTGWFLESLTTQILVIHIIRTKQIPFLQSRASKWLIFSTFMAIAIGWAIPYTLLGKFFKFSPLPLNILFVIIGLVIFYLILVEIVKRIFYKQHSFMR; encoded by the coding sequence ATGCAAAATAATTCTCAAAAAAATAATATTAATAATAATGCAGAATATTTTTCTGTTTCGTCGCTTGCAGATATTTTTCAAAAATTACAAACCTCAAAAAATGGATTGACCGAAGATGAGGCAAAATTAAGATTGACAAAATATGGATTGAATAAAATTTCAGAAAATAAAGAAATAAACATTGCATTGGAATTTTTGTCGCATTTTAAAAGTCCTTTAATTATTATTTTATTAATTGCCGCAACAATTTCAGCTTATTTTAAAGAAACTACTAATGCAGTTATTATTTTTATAATGGTGTTGGCGAGTGTTATTTTGGATTTTTTTGAAGAACACAGCGCTAATAATGCTGCTAAAAAACTCAAAGAAAAAGTGAGTGCTACTGCGACTGTTATTCGTTTTGGGAATAAAAAAGAAATTAAAACTAGCGAGGTTTGTTTGGGCGATATTATTTTTTTGAGTTCTGGCGATTTAGTACCTGCTGACGCAAGAATTATTGAGGCTGATGATTTTTTTGTTAATCAATCATCTTTAACAGGTGAATCATTTCCTTGTGAAAAAATGCCTGATGCTGTGCCAATTGATCAAACTAATTTGCAAAATAATTTGGTTTTTTCCAGTTCAAATGTAATTAGTGGCACAGCGTTGGCAATTGTTTTTAATATTGGACAAAATACTGAATTTGGCAAAATTGCAAAAAATGTTTTAAAAAAAGACGAAAAAAGTGATTTTGAATTAGGCGTTACAAAGTTTGGTTTTTTGATAATGAAGGTGATATTTTTTTTGGTTTTATTGATTATGTTGTTTAATTCGTTGATTAGGCAAGATATTTTGGGTTCATTTATTTTTGCTGTTGCTATTGCCGTGGGTGTTACGCCAGAATTGTTGCCAATGATTATGTCTATCGCAATGGCGCGTGGTTCGCAAAAAATGGCTAAAATTGGCGTTATTGTAAAACGATTATCAGCGATTCCAGATTTTGGCAGTATGAATATTTTGTGCGCTGATAAGACTGGCACTTTGACTGAAGACAAAATTGAATTAGTTACTTACACTGATATTTTTGGCGTTCACAATGAGCAGGTATTTTTATACACTTATTTAAATAGTTTTCATCAAACTGGAGTAAAAAATCCTTTAGATAAAGCAGTAATGGAATACAAAAATACGAATATTAATAATTATCAAAAGGTTGAAGAAATTCCGTTTGATTTTACACGAAAAATGTTGAGCATAGCGGTTGTTGGTCCGGAAGGAAGAACTTTAATCACAAAAGGCGCGCCAGAAGAAATAATAAAAAAATGCGATTATTATTTTGAAAATAATGAAAAAAGTTTATTAACAGAAAAATATAAAAATATTGCTGTTGATTATTATCATAAATTGAGCGCTGAAGGATATCGAGTGTTAGCTGTTGCGACCAAATCTCAATTATCTCCAAAAGATAAATATACGCATTTAGATGAAGAAAAATTAGAGTTATTGGGTTTTGTGTCTTTTCTTGATCCAGCCAAAAAGGATTTAGCGCCGGTTTTGGAGCAGATAAAAAAATATGGCATAGAAGTAAAAGTAATCACCGGCGACAATGAATTGGTCACGCAAAAAATTTGCAATGATGTTGAGTTGAAAATTAAGGGAATACTTTTGGGCAGTGACATTGATGGTTTTTCAAATGGCGCTCTGCTTGCTAAAATAAAAAATACAACAATTTTTGCTCGATTTTCTCCAGATCAAAAAAGTCGGGTAATTAATATTTTAAGAAAAAATGGCGATGTGATTGGATATTTGGGCGACGGTATTAATGACGCGCCATCGCTCAAAGCAGCTGATGTTGGCATTTCAGTTAATAATGCTGTTGATATTGCCAAGGAATCAGCTGATATTATTTTAACAAAAAAACATCTTCAACCGATTATTGAGGGAGTTATTGAGGGCAGACGTTCTTTTGGAAATACAATGAAATATATTATGATGGGTTTGAGTTCTAATTTTGGAAATATGTTTAGTGTTTTAGGTGCGATTTTTTTTATTCCATTTTTACCAATGTTGCCAATTCAAATTTTATTAAATAATTTTATTTATGATATTTCGCAGGTGACAATTCCAACAGACAAGGTTGATAATGAATGGGTAGAAAAGCCCAGAAAATGGGATTTAAGTTTTATTAAAAAGTTTATGTATGCTTTTGGACCGATTAGTTCTATTTTTGATTTTTTGACTTTTTTTCTATTATTTTTTGTTTTTAAATTAGGCGAATCAGCTTTTCAAACTGGTTGGTTTTTGGAATCATTAACAACTCAGATTTTGGTAATTCATATTATTAGAACAAAACAAATTCCTTTTTTACAAAGCAGAGCTAGTAAATGGCTTATTTTTAGTACCTTTATGGCGATTGCTATTGGATGGGCGATACCATATACTTTATTGGGAAAGTTTTTTAAATTTTCTCCATTACCTTTAAATATTTTATTTGTTATCATTGGATTAGTAATTTTTTATTTAATTTTAGTGGAAATAGTAAAACGAATTTTTTACAAACAGCACAGCTTTATGCGTTAA
- the murG gene encoding undecaprenyldiphospho-muramoylpentapeptide beta-N-acetylglucosaminyltransferase: protein MKILLCGGGTMGSVSPLLAIAEEIKKQNNEVQFLWLGTKNGPEKKVIENYKIPFKEIFFGKLRRYFSWQNFIDIFKIKIAFFQSFFIILKFKPNIILSAGSFVAVPVIWAGWLLHIPCLIHQLDIRPTLANKLTSSFVKKITTTFEKSLKDFPKKKTIWTGNPIRQELQIINYDLEIKKAREFFSLKENLPTILIIGGGTGALDLNKIIIQTLPKLTEFCQIIHLTGGKIDKNLSIQNYHAYDFLIKKIKDAYLVADLVISRAGIGTLTELSYFKKPSILIPMPQTHQEENAQFFKNNQATIVLDQNELIKDPNLIIKEIRKLLPNKKELQSLSENIGKLNKQNAEKKIVEIIKNVILNL from the coding sequence ATGAAAATTTTATTGTGTGGCGGAGGAACAATGGGATCGGTCAGCCCGTTATTAGCAATTGCGGAAGAGATAAAAAAACAAAATAATGAAGTTCAATTTTTATGGCTAGGAACCAAAAATGGACCAGAAAAAAAAGTAATTGAAAATTATAAAATTCCTTTTAAAGAAATTTTTTTTGGAAAATTACGACGATACTTTAGCTGGCAAAATTTTATTGATATTTTTAAAATAAAAATAGCTTTTTTCCAGTCTTTTTTTATTATTTTAAAATTCAAACCAAATATTATTTTATCAGCCGGTAGTTTTGTTGCTGTACCCGTAATTTGGGCTGGTTGGTTATTGCATATCCCTTGTTTAATTCATCAATTAGATATTCGGCCCACTTTGGCAAATAAATTAACTAGCTCATTTGTTAAAAAAATCACAACAACATTTGAAAAATCACTTAAAGATTTTCCAAAGAAAAAAACAATTTGGACAGGAAATCCAATACGACAGGAATTACAAATTATAAATTATGATTTAGAAATTAAAAAAGCAAGAGAATTTTTTTCTTTAAAAGAAAATTTGCCAACCATTTTAATAATTGGTGGTGGAACTGGCGCATTAGATTTAAATAAAATTATTATTCAGACCTTGCCTAAATTAACAGAATTTTGTCAGATTATTCATTTAACTGGAGGAAAGATTGATAAAAATTTATCAATTCAAAATTATCATGCATATGATTTTTTAATAAAAAAAATAAAAGATGCTTATCTTGTGGCAGATTTAGTTATTTCCCGTGCGGGTATTGGAACTCTAACTGAACTAAGTTATTTTAAAAAACCTAGCATTTTAATCCCGATGCCTCAAACACATCAGGAAGAAAACGCTCAATTTTTTAAAAATAATCAAGCGACAATTGTGTTGGATCAAAATGAATTAATAAAAGATCCAAATTTAATTATTAAAGAAATAAGAAAATTACTTCCAAATAAAAAAGAATTGCAAAGTTTGAGTGAAAATATTGGTAAATTAAATAAACAAAACGCAGAAAAAAAAATCGTCGAAATAATAAAAAATGTCATATTAAACCTATGA